The following are encoded together in the Nyctibius grandis isolate bNycGra1 chromosome 5, bNycGra1.pri, whole genome shotgun sequence genome:
- the MANSC4 gene encoding MANSC domain-containing protein 4, giving the protein MVLMVAVVEVLLVLGLAVESDSLCSPTTFYKNCWIRRFPGLLIDLQESQKRGAQVLRIYAEVSPQQCSRTCCLLRNVSCNVAVFYHVAIHENMNCLHMSCPALESCILKARINVILYNITTGIDPDLLIFEKLTSKEPNNHSSPNKYKRQNSTKATEWERCQHHNTTSSSLLLQAPSSTVSHDLTANAYTSSTSLTVQKNEVTTYSRTEAFPPDDHFAKRTSTTSVRTRSITSSDKKTAHSTLISKSAELLSHMPTPPRLNSSKQHLNETKGYSGRNYTSDNEAPAWEAAALGVWLIPVVLCSSLIFLCCCTVAFTAGRCRNRRGQYKPIRRRRTMSRQFIKYTTVKGNL; this is encoded by the exons ATGGTTCTGATGGTGGCAGTAGTGGAAGTGCTGTTGGTCCTGGGTTTGGCTGTGGAGTCAGACTCTCTCTGCTCACCCACTACGTTTTACAAAAACTGCTGGATCCGGCGCTTCCCAGGTCTTCTCATTGACCTGCAGGAATCACAGAAGAGAGGAGCCCAGGTGCTGAGGATTTATGCAGAAGTTTCGCCCCAACAGTGCAGCAGAACCTGCTGCCTTCTGAGGAATG TTTCCTGCAATGTAGCAGTGTTCTACCACGTAGCTATTCATGAGAATATGAATTGCCTGCACATGTCTTGTCCAGCATTGGAAAGTTGCATACTAAAGGCTAGAATCAATGTCATTTTGTACAACATCACAACAG GGATTGATCCAGATCTTCttatatttgaaaaactgaCATCCAAAGAGCCAAATAATCACTCCTCaccaaacaaatacaaaaggcaaaacagcaCAAAGGCCACCGAGTGGGAAAGATGCCAGCATCATAACACCACGTCAAGTTCTCTTCTGCTCCAAGCTCCATCTTCTACTGTTAGCCATGACTTAACAGCAAACGCTTACACCTCCAGTACAAGCCTGACAGtccaaaaaaatgaagttactaCTTATTCCAGGACAGAAGCTTTTCCACCAGATGATCATTTTGCTAAGAGGACAAGCACAACTTCAGTAAGAACTAGGTCAATCACCAGCTCAGACAAGAAGACTGCACACTCAACTTTGATATCCAAGTCTGCCGAGCTATTATCCCACATGCCCACTCCTCCTCGTCTGAACAGCAGTAAGCAACACTTGAATGAAACCAAAGGCTACAGTGGTAGGAATTATACTTCGGATAATGAGGCACCTGCTTGGGAAGCTGCAGCTTTGGGTGTCTGGTTGATTCCTGTTgttctttgctcttctctcaTCTTCCTTTGCTGTTGTACTGTTGCTTTCACAGCAGGGCGTTGCAGAAATAGGAGAGGTCAGTATAAGCCCATAAGGAGAAGAAGAACAATGTCGAGACAATTCATAAAATATACTACTGTCAAAGGTAATTTGTAA